In Scyliorhinus torazame isolate Kashiwa2021f chromosome 19, sScyTor2.1, whole genome shotgun sequence, a single genomic region encodes these proteins:
- the LOC140396398 gene encoding nuclear transcription factor Y subunit beta-like isoform X3 yields MDGDSSTTDASQLGIAGDYIGGSHYVLQSHEGDADEGLGDHDDTNGSKESYREQDIYLPIANVARIMKSAVPATGKIAKDAKECVQECVSEFISFITSEASERCHQEKRKTINGEDILFAMSTLGFDSYVEPLKLYLQKFREAMKGEKGLNTSTGGGTDGLGEELTEETFSNQLTTGLITADGQPQNVMVYTTSYQQQISGVQPIQFS; encoded by the exons ATGGATGGTGACAGCTCCACTACAGATGCTTCCCAGTTAGGAATTGCGGGTGATTACATTGGTGGAAGTCACTATGTTTTACAGTCACACGAAG GAGACGCTGATGAGGGACTTGGTGATCATGATGACACAAATGGTTCCAAAGAGTCCTACAGGGAACAAGACATCTATCTTCCGATTGCCAATGTCGCCCGGATAATGAAATCAGCTGTACCTGCAACAGGGAAG ATCGCTAAAGATGCTAAAGAATGTGttcaagagtgtgtgagtgagtttatcAGCTTTATAACGTCTGAGGCTAGTGAGCGATGTCACCAAGAAAAGCGCAAAACCATCAATGGAGAAGATATCCTTTTTGCCATGTCCACACTGGGCTTCGACAGTTATGTGGAACCGTTAAAACTTTACCTGCAGAAGTTCAGAGAG GCAATGAAGGGGGAGAAAGGATTAAACACATCAACAGGTGGAGGCACAGATGGCCTTGGCGAGGAACTCACAGAAGAAACTTTCT CTAATCAATTGACAACAGGATTAATCACTGCAGATGGCCAGCCACAAAATGTCATGGTTTATACCACATCGTATCAACAG